One genomic segment of Equus przewalskii isolate Varuska chromosome 13, EquPr2, whole genome shotgun sequence includes these proteins:
- the PTTG1 gene encoding securin isoform X1, with the protein MATLIFVDKENGEPGTRVAPKDGMKLGSGPSVKALDGRSQVSTPRVGKTFDVPPALPKAARKALGTVNRATEKSVKTNGPLKQKQTSFSGKKVTDKTVKAKSSVPAPDDAYPEIEKFFPFNPLDFESFDLPEEHQIAHLPLNGVPLMILEEERELEKLLHLGPPSPLKMPSPLWESNPLQSPSSILSALDVELPPVCYDFNI; encoded by the exons ATGGCTACTCTGATCTTTGTTGATAAGGAAAATGGAGAACCAGGCACCCGTGTGGCTCCTAAGGACGGGATGAAGCTGGGGTCTGGGCCTT CAGTCAAAGCCTTGGATGGGAGATCTCAAGTTTCAACACCACGTGTTGGGAAAACGTTTGATGTTCCCCCAGCCTTACCTAAAGCTGCCAGAAAGGCTTTGGGGACTGTCAACAGAGCTACAGAAAAGTCAGTAAAGACTAATGGACCCCTCAAACAGAAACAGACAAGCTTCTCTGGCAAAAAG GTGACTGACAAGACTGTGAAAGCAAAAAGCTCTGTTCCTGCCCCGGACGACGCCtatccagaaatagaaaaattcttccCCTTCAATCCTCTAG ATTTTGAGAGTTTCGACCTGCCTGAAGAGCACCAGATTGCACACCTGCCCTTGAATGGAGTGCCTCTCATGATCCTCGAGGAGGAACGGGAACTTGAAAAGCTGTTACACCTGggccccccttcccctctgaagATGCCTTCTCCACTGTGGGAGTCCA ATCCGTTGCAGTCTCCCTCAAGCATTCTGTCAGCCCTGGATGTTGAATTGCCACCCGTTTGCTATGACTTCAACATTTAA
- the PTTG1 gene encoding securin isoform X2 has protein sequence MATLIFVDKENGEPGTRVAPKDGMKLGSGPFKALDGRSQVSTPRVGKTFDVPPALPKAARKALGTVNRATEKSVKTNGPLKQKQTSFSGKKVTDKTVKAKSSVPAPDDAYPEIEKFFPFNPLDFESFDLPEEHQIAHLPLNGVPLMILEEERELEKLLHLGPPSPLKMPSPLWESNPLQSPSSILSALDVELPPVCYDFNI, from the exons ATGGCTACTCTGATCTTTGTTGATAAGGAAAATGGAGAACCAGGCACCCGTGTGGCTCCTAAGGACGGGATGAAGCTGGGGTCTGGGCCTT TCAAAGCCTTGGATGGGAGATCTCAAGTTTCAACACCACGTGTTGGGAAAACGTTTGATGTTCCCCCAGCCTTACCTAAAGCTGCCAGAAAGGCTTTGGGGACTGTCAACAGAGCTACAGAAAAGTCAGTAAAGACTAATGGACCCCTCAAACAGAAACAGACAAGCTTCTCTGGCAAAAAG GTGACTGACAAGACTGTGAAAGCAAAAAGCTCTGTTCCTGCCCCGGACGACGCCtatccagaaatagaaaaattcttccCCTTCAATCCTCTAG ATTTTGAGAGTTTCGACCTGCCTGAAGAGCACCAGATTGCACACCTGCCCTTGAATGGAGTGCCTCTCATGATCCTCGAGGAGGAACGGGAACTTGAAAAGCTGTTACACCTGggccccccttcccctctgaagATGCCTTCTCCACTGTGGGAGTCCA ATCCGTTGCAGTCTCCCTCAAGCATTCTGTCAGCCCTGGATGTTGAATTGCCACCCGTTTGCTATGACTTCAACATTTAA